The genomic stretch GATCGTGCTGGTCATCCGGACGCGGCGCGCCGCCTGGCGCAGCCCGCCCGGCCGCGCGCTCACGGTCGCGACCGTCGGCGTGGGCATGGTCACCGTCGCGATCCCGTGGACGCCGCTCGCTGCCCCGCTCGGGCTCGTGCCTCTGCCCGCGAGCTTCTTCCCGGCCCTGGCGGTGGTGGTCGCGCTCTACGTCGGCTCGGCGGAGATCGCGAAGCGACGCTTCTGGGCCCGCCCGGCCCGGCGCACGCCGGGCGCGGCCGTGGCGCCGGCGCCGCCCGGGCGGGCATGACCCGCCCGTGACGATCACCGGCACGACCCGCGTCCTCGCCATCCTCGGCGATCCCATCGCCCATGCACGCGCTCCCCGCCTGGTGAACGACGCGCTGGCCGCACGCGGCGACGACGCCGTGATGGTCCCGATCCAGGTCGCGGCGGACGGGCTCGCCCGGGTCGTCGACGGGCTGCGCGCGATGCAGAGCTTCGCGGGCGGCGTCGTCACGATGCCGCACAAGGAGGCGATCGTCGCCCTGCTGGACGACGTCTCCGCCGAGGCGCGTCAGGTCGGCGCCTGCAACACGATCCGCCGCACCGCCGACGGCCGCCTCGTGGGCACGATGTTCGACGGCGAGGGCTTCGTCGCAGGGCTCGCCGCGTCGGGCCACGCCGTACGCGGCCGGCGCGTATTCCTATGCGGCGCCGGCGGCGCGGCGGCGGCGATCGCGTTCGCGATGGGGCGCCACGGCGCCACGCGGCTGACCCTCTACAACCGGACCACGGCGCGCGCCGCGGCGTTGGCCGACCACGTCCGCGCCGCGTGGCCCGCGCTCGCCGTCGCCCTCGGCGGGCCCGACCCGTCCGGCCACGACCTCGTCGTCAACGCCACCGCGCTCGGCATGCGCCCCGGCGACGCCGCCCTGCCCTGTGACGTCTCCGGGATGACGCCGGGTACGCTCGCCGCCGACGTCGTCATCCGCCAGCCCACGGCGTTTCTCGCCGCCGCGGCCGCGCGCGGCGCCGTGGTCGTCGGCGGCGAGCCGATGCTGGTCGCACAGATCGGGCTGATCGTCGACTTCGTGCTGGCAGGCTAGCCGTGCGTCCGCCGGGCGATCGCTCAGCGCTGCCGGAGCGCGCCGGCGAGGGCATAGATCGCCATGAAGATCACCAGCAGCGATCCGATCGAGAACAGCGTCGCCCGCAGCTCGTGGCGCTGCCTGGTCGCATAGGCGAGGGTGTGGCCCAGGCGCGCGATCACGAACCCGTACATCGCGACCTGCGCGAGCCACAGCGGCGGCTCGACCGCCACGAAGAGCAGCCCGCACGCCAGGAAGGCCGGGATGCTCTCCAGATCGTTGCGATGGATGCGCCGCGCGCGCTCCACCTCGGCGTTCGGCTCCAGCTGCTCCGGCCGCGGGTTGCGATTCGCCGGGCCGGCGCGAAGGTCCTCGGGGTTGAGCAGCCCGCCGTCGCTGCCGATCATCCGGGCGACCGTCATCCAGCCCTGGCCCATGAGCTTCAGGATCATGAGCGCGGACGCGATGACGTAGGTGACGAACACCGGGTTCTGCATGCTGTAGAGCGACACGGCCCCTCCTTGCGTCACCGCGTCACTCGTCGTCGAGCCCGAAGACCGCTCGCGGCGCCGCGAATCCCGGGAGGGCGAAGTCCCCCACGCGCACGAGGCGCGACGCCGGGAGATGGCGGGCGAACTCCTCGGAGGCAACGATCGTGCGGCCGAGCCCTCCGGACAGCTTCTCGAGGCGCGCGGCGAGATTCACGGCAGGCCCGATGCACGTGAAGTCGAGACGATTCCCGCTCCCGATGTTGCCGTACAGGACCTGGCCCAGGTGCAGCGCCAGCCCGAACCGCGGCCCCTCCTCGACGAGCGCCGGTGCGTCGCCGAAGGCGGCGAGAACCGCCCTGCGAGCCTCGTGCGCGGCGTCGAGCGCGGCCCCGCAGACCTCCCGCACGTCGTCGCCGCCGGGCGCGATGGCGAAGATCGCGAGCAGGCCGTCGCCGACGAACTTCAGCACCTCACCGCCCCGCCCCACGATCCCCGGGACCTGGCAGTCGAAGTAGCGATTGAGGAGATCGATGAGCGCCTGGGGCGGCAGCCGATCGGCGAAGCGCGTGAAATGCCGCATGTCCGACAGCCAGATCGCCGCATCGATGGTGGTCGTCTGGCCTCGCCTGATCTGCCCTGCGAAGACACGCTGCCCAGCGTGGGCGCCGACGTAGGTGTCGAGCAGCGTGCTCGCCGTGTAGCGGAGCGTCTGGTTCTCCACCACCCGCGCCAGCGGGGCGACGATCGCCTGGAGGCCGGCGACCTGCGCGTCGCGGAAGCCTCCCGGCGCCTCGGTCGTGAAGGTCGCGCAGCGCACGGTGCCGTCGGCGAACCGCAGCGGCACGGCGAGATAGTCCGTGGCGCCGGCGGCGCGCAGATCACGCACCACGGCGGAATCGAGCCGACAGCTCGCATCCGCGAGCCGGCGGCGGAGCGCGACGCCGGTATCGATGACGTGCCGGACCGGGCTGTGCCGGAAGTCCTCGGCTTCGAACGCCTCGAACGGCGCGCGATCCACCTCGACGGCCTCGCCGGGCTTCCACAGGAAGCGGATGCCCATGACCTGCGGATGCAGCGTGTGCACGAACAGCGCCGCGCGCGACAACGGCATGCCACAGCCGGCGAGCCGCTCGCACAGCTCGGCCAGCACGCCTTCGGTGTCGGCCGCCGACCGCGCCCCATCGACCAGCCAGTCGACGATCGGCCTCGTGTCACACGGCGTCATGCCGGACTCGCCCGTGAGGGTCCGCGCGGACGTACGCAGAACCGAGGCTCGAGCATGGCCTCGATCTGCCTACCGCGCCGCGCGAGACGGAGGCAAACTCCCGACGCCGGTCGTGGCGAGCGGCCCTACGCCGCCGCCAGCCGCACGCACACGGCCACGACCCGCATCGCCTGATCGATCTCCTCGACGCTCGGGAACGAGGGCGCGAGACGCAGCACCGCGTCGTCGGGGTCCTTGCCGTACGGATGCGTCGCGCCGGCGGGGGTGAGCGCGACGCCCGCGTCCTTCGCCAGATTCACGACCTTCGACGCCGTCCCCTTCGGCACCCACATCGTGACGAAGTAGCCGCCCTCGGGCTTCGTCCAGCGCGCGAGCCCCGAGCCGCCGAGCTCCTCCTCGAGCACCGACAGCACGCGCGCGAACTTGGGCCGCAGGATGGCCGCGTGCTTCTGCATGTGCGCGCGGATGCCGGTCTGGTCGCCGAGGAAGCGGACGTGACGCAGCTGGTTCAGCTTGTCGGGGCCGATGGTCTGGATGGCGAGATGCTTCTTCGCCCACGCCACGTTGGCGTCGCTGGCGGCCATGAAGGCGACGCCGGCGCCGGCGAAGGTGATCTTCGACGTCGAGCCGAAGAGAACGACGCGGTCGGCATTGCCGGCCTCCCGGCACGCCTCGAGGATGCTCGGGATCTCGACCGGCGCGTCGCCGAGGACGTGGACCGCGTAGGCGTCGTCCCAGAAGATGCGGAAGTCCGGCGCCGCGGTCTTCATGCCGGCGAGACGGCGCACCACCTCGGGGGACACCACGGCGCCGGTCGGATTGCTGAAGCGCGGCACGAGCCACATACCGCGTACCGCCGCGTCGGCGGCGACGAGCGCCTCGAGCGCGTCCATGTCGGGGCCGTCGTCGCGCATCGGCACCGTCGTCATCTCGATGCCGAGGCTCTCGCAGACGGCGAAGTGCCGGTCGTATCCCGGCACCGGGCACGCCCAGCGGACCTTCGGCAGCGCGCGCCACGGCGTCTCACCGCCCGGCGGCGCGTGCAGCAGGCACCGCACGACGCCGTCGTACATGAGGTTCAAGCTGGAGCTGCCCCCGACGATGACCTCCGACGGCGCCACGCCGATCATGCCGGCGAAGAGCGCCTTCGCCTCCGGCAGGCCGTCGACGCCGCCGTAGTTGCGGCAGTCGGTGCCGTCGGCGGCGCGGACGTCGCCGGTGACCGTGGTGAGGAGCGCCTGTGCGAGGTCGAGCTGCGCGGCACAGGGCTTGCCGCGGGTCATGTCGAGCTTCAGGCCGAGGGCTTTGAGTTCGTCGTAGCGACGCTGGGGATCGGGCATCGCGGCGCACGATAGCCGACACCGCTCGGCGGAGCGAAGCGTCCGGGGCCCCGCCTGCATGCCTCGCCGCTCGTACGGCATTGCCGGATCCCGGGCCTGCCCATACAAGCCGCCCCGTGCCTCCGGTCCGTCGGCTCGCCTGGCCCGCCCTCCTCTGCCTGCTTGCCGCCACCGGGGCCGCGGCCATGCCGGCGGTGCCCTACCGCTTCGAGCCGCCGCGCACCGCGCTCGCGAAGCGCAGCGCCGCCGAGCTCGCGCTGCTGGAGAAGCTGAACCGCGCCGATCGCGCGCACCTGCCGCGTCTCGACGTCGTCGTCGTGCCGGACGACTTTGCCGACGACGGCCTCACGCACTCGCCGATGCCCGCCGTCTGGCCCGCCGCGCTGCCGTATCCGACCGCGATCGCGGTCGACGTGCCGGGCCAGGTGTTCGGGGCCTACGCCCATGGTGTGCTCGTGCGCTGGGGACCCGTCAGCACCGGACGGCGCGGCAGCCAGACCCCGGCGGGCGACTACCATCTCAACTGGAAGTCGAAGGGCCGCCACAGCACGGTCGACGCGGAGTGGTTCATGCCCTGGTACTTCAACTTCGCGAGCCACGACGGCCTCGCCTTCCACCAGTTCGCACTGCCCGGGCGCCCGGCGAGCCACTCGTGCGTGCGCATGCTCGAGCGCGACGCCCGCTGGCTCTTCGCCTGGGGACACGGGTGGATCCTCGGCCCAGACCGCAAGGTCCTGGCGCACGGCACGCCGGTGGCGATCCTCGGCGCGTACGACTTCGCCGCCCCGCCGCCGTGGCGCTCGGCCGCGTGGCTGTCGCGGCCGGTGACGCTGCCGCTGGCGCTGCCGGCGACGGACTGAACGCCGCGCGCGCCCTGCCACCGGGTCGGCGCCGCCGCCCGGCGGACCGGGACCCGGACCGCCGTGAATTCGCTGCGTCGACACCCTCGATGTCGCATGGCATGGCAGACGGCATGCTTGTAAGCATCCGTGAGACGCAGCCGGCGCCGGCGCGCGAGCGGCTGCTCTACCTCGACAACCTGCGCACGTTCCTCACCGCGCTCGTGATCTGCCACCACGCGGCCATCGCCGCGGGCGCGACCGGCGGCTGGTACTGGGCGCTGCCCGCCCCGCCGGACAGCGAGTCCGCCCTGCTCCTCACCGTCTTCACCGCCGTGAACCAGGCCTTCTTCATGAGCCTCTTCTTCGCGATCTCGGCGTACGTGACGCCCGCCTCGTACGACGCCAAGGGTGCGGCGGCGTTCCTGCGCGACCGCTTCGCGCGGCTCGGCATCCCCCTCGTCGTCTACTTCTTCGTGCTGAATCCGATTCTCTCGTGGCTCATCGTCCGGCTGCGCGACGGCGATGCGGCCGGCCTCGTCGCGTTCGTGAGCCGCGACTACGGCCACCTCGTCGGTCCCGGGCCGCTCTGGTTCGTGCTGGCACTGCTCGTCTTCGGCTCGGCCTACGCGGCCGCACGCGTCGCCTCCGGCCACCCCCGGGAGGTCACGGGGACACACCCGTTCCCGTCGGACCGCACGATCCTCGGCTTCGTCGTCGGCATCGGCCTCACCGCCTTCCTCGTCCGCTTCGTCTTCCCGACCGGCTGGGACGTCCTCGGGCTCCAGCTGGGCTACTTCCCGCTCTACGTCGCCTTCTTCACCTTCGGACTCCGGGCGCACGCGAACCGCTGGCTCGACGGGCTGGACCGCCCGTTCGTCGCGTGCTGGGGACGGCGCGCGCGCTGGGCGATGCCGCTCTTGCTCGCGACGCCGTTCGTCGGCGGCATCGGTCAGGTGAACGGCGGCCCGCACCTGGCGGCGCTGCTCTACGCGATGTGGGAGCCGTGGATCTGCGTCGGCATGAGCGCCTGGCTGCTGGTCCTCTTCCGCGAGCGCTGGGCGACGCAGGGGCGGCTGGCGCGCCGCCTGTCGCGCGGCGCGTACACCGCGTACATCGTCCACCCGTTCTTCGTCGTCGCCGGCACCGCGCTCGTCGCGCTGCTGCCGCCCCAGCCCCTGCTCCGCTTCGTCGTGCTGTGCGCCCTGGCGGTGCCCGCGACCTTCGCGGTCGCCGACGGCATCCGCCGGCTGCCGGGGCTGTCGCGCATCCTGTGACGTCGCACCGGGCGGTGCCGGATACCATCGGCGGCGAAGTAGGCCGCTGGAGCGCGTCGGCGAGGCGGCCAACGCGGTGTGACACCGCGAGCCGAAGCGACTATGCTGACGTGATGTCGAGCGACCGCTCGCGCTGGCCGGTCCGTCGCTACCGCCTCGGGGCAGAGCCCGAGGACGTGCTCGAGACCACGACGCCAGCGCAGCGCATCGCCATGATGTGGCCACTCGCGCGCGAGGCTTGGCTGCTGTCGGGGCGGCCGCTTCCCATCTACGATCGCAGCTCGATCCCGACGCGACTCTACCGTCGTGGCGAGCGCCCACCTGAGGAATGACCTCGCTCGCCGATCTGAACGACGACTTCCGCGACCTGCTGCTCGCGCTGGTCGCCGAGGGCGTCGAGTTCGTGATCGTCGGCGCCTATGCGCTCGCGCTGCACGGCGTGCCGCGATTCACCGGCGATCTGGACGTCTTCGTGCGACCGGGCGAGCAGAATTCCGCCCGGCTGTGGTCGGCGTTGACGCGGTTCGGTGCTCCGCTGCAGGCGGCCGGCATTTCGCCGCGCGACTTCGCGACGCCCGGTCTCGTCTACCAGATCGGTCTTCCGCCCCGTCGCATCGACCTGCTGACCGAGATCAGCGGCGTGACGTTCGACGACGCCTGGGCTACGCGCGAGCCGGCGACGATCGATGGGCATCGCGTCGACTTCATCGGTCGGGATGCCTTGGTGCGGAACAAGCTCGCCGCAGGAAGGCCGAAGGACCTGGCCGACGCCGGACGCTTGAAGCGCTGACCGCCGGCGCGCTGCCGTCGCCCGTGCCGTGGCCGGCGGCGGCGCGCGGCGCGCCGGGTCGGTGCCCGCGACGGAGCTCAGCGCGTCAGCACGAGCGTGCCCGTGATGGGCGTGCCGCCGGCGGGCGTCAGGCGCACGCCGACCTGGAGGCTGCCGTTCTTCTTCACGAGCCGCTTCGCCTTGCGCTTCAGCTTCACGCGCAGCGTGGCGGTGGCGCCCGGGGCGAGGTCGTACTTCACCTTGCCGTAGCGCGGCGTGCCGCCCGCGCGCGCCGGCGCGCTCGCGATGGCGGCGAGCCCGAGCAGCTCGAGCCGCCCGCGGCACGCGGCGTCGCCGTTGCAGACGAGGTCGACCAGCGCGCGCGGGCCGCTCACCGGCGCGTTGGTCGCGCGCAGCGCAGGGCCGGCCGCACCGCCACCGCCACCGCCACCACCGCCGCCGGCGGTGCAGGCGCCCGGCCCGCCGCCGAAGCCGGCGGGGCACCAGGTCCACTGCATGAGCAGCTCGACGCCGGGGATGCCCTCCTCGCGACGGCCGCCGCCGACGTCGTTCGGGATCGCCCCGAGGCGCGGGTAGAAGATGCCGGCGTTCACCGAGCCGGGGGTGGTCAGATCGAACGCGTTGACGCGGCCGGGGACGAACAACGGCAGGGTGCCGGTGCCGGCGGCGGCGCTGATGCCGACGAGGTCGACGGCGAAGATGCCGTCGATGGTGTTGCGCTGCACGGGCAGGTCGACGGCGAAGGTCTCGACCGAGTTCGGCGTCGGCTGCACCGGCGCCGTCTCGCCGACGAAGAAGCAGCACTGCGACTCGGCGCCGAAGCCCGGCGTCGAGAGCTGGCGGAAGATCGCGAAGCGGATCGGCGCCACCGGCGCCGGGCCGGAGCGGATCGTGACGCTGGTGATGCGCCCGTCGCCGGGCACCGAGCTGAAGCGCGGGTCGTTCGCGACGCCGAACACGCCCGCCTGCCGCCAGGTGCAGTCCGCCACCCCGGAGGACACCAGCGCGTACGCGCCCGACGGATCGGCGATGGTCGGGTAGAGGGCGCAGTCGATGGAGACGTTCGGCGCCGTGGCGAGCGAGCTGCCGAAGGTCTGGCTCTGGGCGGCGGCGAGACCGGCGGACGCGAGGACGACGAGGAGCGCGCGGACGAACATCGCCGCCCATGTCGCCGCACGTCCGCGTGGGTTGCAATGGACGCGGCCTACGTCGGAATGCGTATCCCGCATGCTCCGGCATCTGCGGATGCGCATGCGAGGGCGATCGAGATCGGCGACTACCGTGGCGCCGGCGGGACGGCCGCCAGGACGACCTCCTCGCCGGTCCGCGCCGCCTCGTACACGCGCTCCGCGAGGTGCTGCGCGGCGAGCCCCTCGTGCAGCGTCGGCGCCACCGGGCGGCCGGCGAGGAGCGCGTCGACGAAGGCGAGATCCTGGACGAGATACGAGACCCCGTAGATCGGCCGCAGCGCCTCGGGGGCGTCGGGGTGATGGGCGAGGAAGCGCCGCAGGACCTCGTCGGCGGCGAGGCGCGTCTCCGCGTCGTCGCCGCGCTGCATGACGACGTCGCCGTGCATGTCGGCCTCGCTGGCGACGAACGCCCGGCGGCAGAAGACCTCGAGCCGGCGGTTCGACGGGCGCTGGAGCATGTCGTGCCAGATCGACACCAGCTGGGCGCGCAGGCCGCTCGTGAAGGTCACGTCGACCGCGACGTAGTCCTCGATGCCGGGGACGCCGGCGCGGTTCTGCTCCCAGGCGCGCAGGCGCGCGATCGGGCCGAACATCCAGGTGAGGAGATCGAGGTCGTGGACGCCGTGCTCGATCAGCGTGCCGCCGGCCGACTGCGTGCGATCGCCGCGCCAGCCCGTGGCGTGGAGGCCGCGGACCGGGAACACCTGGTCGTCGCGGAAGACGACCGCCACGGGCTCTCCGGCCTCGGGCTCGCACAGGAGATCGCGCATCACGGTGTAGACGGCGGAGAAGCGCAGCACGAGCCCGATCTGGGCCTGCACGCCCGCGCGGTCGATCGCCGCGACCATGCCGTCGCCCTCGGCGGCGCTCATGCCGAGCGGCTTCTCGCAGAAGAGGTGCAGACCCCGCGCCGCCGCGGCGTGGACGATCGCAGCGTGCGACACCGTCGGCGTGCAGACGAAGACCGCGTCGAGATCGGTCTCCTTCACGAGCGTCAGGCCGTCGTCGAACTGGCGCGCGAACCCGTAGGTCGCCGCGAGCAGCCGGCGGCGCTCGGGAACCCGATCGGCGACGGCCACCAGCTCGACCGGACGGCCGGCCGCCGCGATCTGCACGAGCATCGCCGAATGGACGGTGCCCATGACCCCGCCTCCGACGATGCCGACGCGCAAGCGGGCCAATGGAGCGGAGGGAGCAGGCACGGGCGTCTTGTAGCGGGGGCGCGTCCCCGGCGCCACGCGGGAGCCCTCTTCCGCCGGCGGCGCGCCCCGGCTACGGTCCGCGCCCGAGGTGCCGCATGCGCACGCGTGATCTGCTGACCCTCCCCATCACGGGCCATCCCGGCGTGGCCGCGCTCTTCGCCAAGGCGCACTCGGCCGACTGGGACTTCGAGCACGACGTCGACTGGACGCTCGCGATCGCGCCCGACGACCCGCTGGTCGGAACCGGCTGGGCGGCGTTCGGCAGGACGCCGACCTTCCAGGCCCTCCCCGACGGCGCCAAGAGCCGCGCCACGCGGCGCGCGCTCGGGCGCATGCTGAACATCCTCCAGGTCGGCGAGAGCGTCGCCCAGAACGTCTGCGCCGCGCTGGTGCTCGGGCTGCGGGAGGAGGACTACCGCAACCACGCCGCCGCGCAGGCGATGGACGAGGCCCGGCACCACCTCGCCTATCGCCGCTTCATCGAGAAGATGGGCGAGGAGCTGGAGCCCATCGACGCCGGCACCGAGGCGATGTTCGACGCCCTGCTCGCCGCGCACGATCCGCTCGAGCTGATCGCCACCGAGCAGTTCTTCCTCGAGAGCTTCGCCATGAACATCTTCGAGGGCATCGCGCGCGACGCGACGCACCCGCTGCTGCGCCGCATCCTCGAGCTGATCACCCGCGACGAGAGCCGCCACATGGGCTTCGGCGTCCTCTACGTCGCCGAGTGGATGCGCACGCATCCGCTCGAGGCGCACGTCGCCTTCGCGCGCACCTGGCTCGGGCAGATCCTGGGCACGCTGCTCGACCGCCCCGGCCCGATCATGCTCGCCCGCGTCGTGCGTCGGCTGCAGGAGGCGGGCGTCGCCGACGCCGAGCGGCTGGCACCGGACATGCTGCACGAGCAGGAGGCGATCAACGCGGCCGACGTCGAGGACATCGCCTCGGGTCGTCGCGTGCCGCACGTCCTGAAGAGCGCGCGGCGGGCGGGGCTGCTGGAAGCCGACGTGCTCGAGGCGCTGGAGCTGACGGCACACCCGCTGCTCCAGGGCGTGCTGCGTGGCGCCCACGACGTCGCCGACGTCTGAGACCGCCCCCCTGGACGCAGGAAGGCCGCCGCCGCCGACCGGGCAGGTCGACGACGGCGGCCTCCGCCGCGCCAGGAGACGAGGACCGTGTCAGCTCGCCGTCGTGTGCACCGGCTTGGCGGTGGGCGCCGAATGGAACCCCGCCCCGCCGAGCTCCGGCACGACGACCGAGCCGCCGGCGAAGCCGTAGGCGCTCTCGCTGTGCTGCGACAGGTCGAGCCCCTCGACCTCGTCCTCTTCGGCCGCCCTCAGCGTGCCGAACAC from bacterium encodes the following:
- a CDS encoding nucleotidyltransferase, which produces MTSLADLNDDFRDLLLALVAEGVEFVIVGAYALALHGVPRFTGDLDVFVRPGEQNSARLWSALTRFGAPLQAAGISPRDFATPGLVYQIGLPPRRIDLLTEISGVTFDDAWATREPATIDGHRVDFIGRDALVRNKLAAGRPKDLADAGRLKR
- a CDS encoding adenylate/guanylate cyclase domain-containing protein produces the protein MTPCDTRPIVDWLVDGARSAADTEGVLAELCERLAGCGMPLSRAALFVHTLHPQVMGIRFLWKPGEAVEVDRAPFEAFEAEDFRHSPVRHVIDTGVALRRRLADASCRLDSAVVRDLRAAGATDYLAVPLRFADGTVRCATFTTEAPGGFRDAQVAGLQAIVAPLARVVENQTLRYTASTLLDTYVGAHAGQRVFAGQIRRGQTTTIDAAIWLSDMRHFTRFADRLPPQALIDLLNRYFDCQVPGIVGRGGEVLKFVGDGLLAIFAIAPGGDDVREVCGAALDAAHEARRAVLAAFGDAPALVEEGPRFGLALHLGQVLYGNIGSGNRLDFTCIGPAVNLAARLEKLSGGLGRTIVASEEFARHLPASRLVRVGDFALPGFAAPRAVFGLDDE
- a CDS encoding aminotransferase class I/II-fold pyridoxal phosphate-dependent enzyme, giving the protein MPDPQRRYDELKALGLKLDMTRGKPCAAQLDLAQALLTTVTGDVRAADGTDCRNYGGVDGLPEAKALFAGMIGVAPSEVIVGGSSSLNLMYDGVVRCLLHAPPGGETPWRALPKVRWACPVPGYDRHFAVCESLGIEMTTVPMRDDGPDMDALEALVAADAAVRGMWLVPRFSNPTGAVVSPEVVRRLAGMKTAAPDFRIFWDDAYAVHVLGDAPVEIPSILEACREAGNADRVVLFGSTSKITFAGAGVAFMAASDANVAWAKKHLAIQTIGPDKLNQLRHVRFLGDQTGIRAHMQKHAAILRPKFARVLSVLEEELGGSGLARWTKPEGGYFVTMWVPKGTASKVVNLAKDAGVALTPAGATHPYGKDPDDAVLRLAPSFPSVEEIDQAMRVVAVCVRLAAA
- a CDS encoding acyltransferase family protein; the encoded protein is MLVSIRETQPAPARERLLYLDNLRTFLTALVICHHAAIAAGATGGWYWALPAPPDSESALLLTVFTAVNQAFFMSLFFAISAYVTPASYDAKGAAAFLRDRFARLGIPLVVYFFVLNPILSWLIVRLRDGDAAGLVAFVSRDYGHLVGPGPLWFVLALLVFGSAYAAARVASGHPREVTGTHPFPSDRTILGFVVGIGLTAFLVRFVFPTGWDVLGLQLGYFPLYVAFFTFGLRAHANRWLDGLDRPFVACWGRRARWAMPLLLATPFVGGIGQVNGGPHLAALLYAMWEPWICVGMSAWLLVLFRERWATQGRLARRLSRGAYTAYIVHPFFVVAGTALVALLPPQPLLRFVVLCALAVPATFAVADGIRRLPGLSRIL
- a CDS encoding shikimate dehydrogenase, which produces MTITGTTRVLAILGDPIAHARAPRLVNDALAARGDDAVMVPIQVAADGLARVVDGLRAMQSFAGGVVTMPHKEAIVALLDDVSAEARQVGACNTIRRTADGRLVGTMFDGEGFVAGLAASGHAVRGRRVFLCGAGGAAAAIAFAMGRHGATRLTLYNRTTARAAALADHVRAAWPALAVALGGPDPSGHDLVVNATALGMRPGDAALPCDVSGMTPGTLAADVVIRQPTAFLAAAAARGAVVVGGEPMLVAQIGLIVDFVLAG
- a CDS encoding ferritin-like domain-containing protein; its protein translation is MRTRDLLTLPITGHPGVAALFAKAHSADWDFEHDVDWTLAIAPDDPLVGTGWAAFGRTPTFQALPDGAKSRATRRALGRMLNILQVGESVAQNVCAALVLGLREEDYRNHAAAQAMDEARHHLAYRRFIEKMGEELEPIDAGTEAMFDALLAAHDPLELIATEQFFLESFAMNIFEGIARDATHPLLRRILELITRDESRHMGFGVLYVAEWMRTHPLEAHVAFARTWLGQILGTLLDRPGPIMLARVVRRLQEAGVADAERLAPDMLHEQEAINAADVEDIASGRRVPHVLKSARRAGLLEADVLEALELTAHPLLQGVLRGAHDVADV
- a CDS encoding MAPEG family protein translates to MSLYSMQNPVFVTYVIASALMILKLMGQGWMTVARMIGSDGGLLNPEDLRAGPANRNPRPEQLEPNAEVERARRIHRNDLESIPAFLACGLLFVAVEPPLWLAQVAMYGFVIARLGHTLAYATRQRHELRATLFSIGSLLVIFMAIYALAGALRQR
- a CDS encoding Gfo/Idh/MocA family oxidoreductase; this encodes MGTVHSAMLVQIAAAGRPVELVAVADRVPERRRLLAATYGFARQFDDGLTLVKETDLDAVFVCTPTVSHAAIVHAAAARGLHLFCEKPLGMSAAEGDGMVAAIDRAGVQAQIGLVLRFSAVYTVMRDLLCEPEAGEPVAVVFRDDQVFPVRGLHATGWRGDRTQSAGGTLIEHGVHDLDLLTWMFGPIARLRAWEQNRAGVPGIEDYVAVDVTFTSGLRAQLVSIWHDMLQRPSNRRLEVFCRRAFVASEADMHGDVVMQRGDDAETRLAADEVLRRFLAHHPDAPEALRPIYGVSYLVQDLAFVDALLAGRPVAPTLHEGLAAQHLAERVYEAARTGEEVVLAAVPPAPR
- a CDS encoding L,D-transpeptidase, translating into MPPVRRLAWPALLCLLAATGAAAMPAVPYRFEPPRTALAKRSAAELALLEKLNRADRAHLPRLDVVVVPDDFADDGLTHSPMPAVWPAALPYPTAIAVDVPGQVFGAYAHGVLVRWGPVSTGRRGSQTPAGDYHLNWKSKGRHSTVDAEWFMPWYFNFASHDGLAFHQFALPGRPASHSCVRMLERDARWLFAWGHGWILGPDRKVLAHGTPVAILGAYDFAAPPPWRSAAWLSRPVTLPLALPATD